The following coding sequences are from one Arachis hypogaea cultivar Tifrunner chromosome 7, arahy.Tifrunner.gnm2.J5K5, whole genome shotgun sequence window:
- the LOC112703661 gene encoding peroxisome biogenesis protein 2, whose translation MDREPPSSSGGTAVAGTTAPTESSSAPPQDAWIHTYNSFLPLWPSLSHSPQSTIPITISRVNQVDAARLDVEMSAMLKEQLVKVFSLMKPGMLFQYEAELDAFLEFLIWRFSIWVDKPTPGIALMNLRYRNERATESRQKVRTGLEGPGLTVAQKLWYCIATVGGQYIWARLQSFSAFRRWGDTEQRSLAQRIWILLQRVEGIYRAASFGNLLIFLCTGRYRNLIERALRARLVYGSPNMNRAVSFEYMNRQLVWNEFSEMLLLLLPLLNSSSVRNLFRPFSKDKSSSSAEDDTLCPICRATPTIPFVAIPCQHRYCYYCLRTRCAAAPSYRCSRCSEPVSAMQRHGGAPTE comes from the exons ATGGACAGAGAGCCACCGTCCTCGAGTGGCGGCACTGCCGTCGCTGGAACCACTGCTCCAACAGAATCATCATCAGCGCCGCCACAAGATGCTTGGATTCATACATACAATTCCTTTCTCCCTCTCTGGCCCTCTCTCTCCCACTCTCCTCAG TCTACGATTCCGATTACGATATCGAGAGTTAACCAGGTTGATGCTGCAAGATTGGATGTGGAGATGTCCGCCATGTTGAAAGAGCAGCTTGTTAAAGTCTTCTCTTTAATGAAG CCAGGAATGTTATTTCAGTATGAGGCCGAGCTTGATGCTTTCCTTGAGTTCCTTATTTGGCGCTTCTCAATTTGGGTAGATAAGCCTACTCCTGGGATTGCTCTCATGAATCTCAGGTACAGGAATGAGCGCGCAACCGAATCCAGACAAAAAG TTAGAACTGGTTTGGAGGGACCAGGACTTACTGTAGCTCAGAAACTTTGGTATTGTATTGCCACTGTTGGTGGTCAGTATATTTGGGCTCGTCTACAATCTTTCTCTGCTTTTCGAAGATGGGGTGATACTGAGCAG aggtCATTAGCACAGCGTATATGGATCTTGCTACAACGCGTAGAAGGGATTTATAGAGCTGCTTCATTTGGaaacttgttgatttttctttgtacTGGAAG ATATAGAAATCTTATTGAAAGAGCCTTACGAGCAAGGCTTGTATATGGGAGCCCGAATATGAATCGCGCAGTTAGCTTTGAGTATATGAACCGACAACTAGTTTGGAATGAATTCTCG GAAATGTTGTTgctgcttcttcctcttcttaaCTCCTCATCTGTTAGAAATCTCTTTCGACCATTTTCTAAGGACAAATCTTCAAGTTCAGCTGAGGACGACACACTATGTCCCATTTGCCGGGCTACTCCAACTATTCCTTTTGTTGCAATTCCTTGTCAGCATAG ATACTGTTACTACTGTCTTCGGACGCGATGCGCTGCTGCTCCATCATATAGGTGTTCGAGGTGCAGTGAGCCAGTTAGTGCAATGCAGCGGCATGGTGGTGCCCCAACGGAATGA